The following DNA comes from Acidimicrobiales bacterium.
CGTCCTTGCGGATCTCGGCGTTGCGGGACTCCACCGTCGCCTGGGCCCGCTCGATGGCCTTGCTGACCATGCGCGCCTCGATCGGCACGTCCTCGGGCAGCGCCCTGGTCATGACCCAGTTCATGGCCCCGGTGGCGAACAGCCGCATCAGCTCGTCCTCGAGCGAGAGGTAGAAGCGGCTCTGCCCCGGGTCCCCCTGGCGGCCGGAGCGGCCCCGGAGCTGGTTGTCGATGCGGCGGCTCTCGTGGCGCTCGCTGCCCAGCACGTAGAGCCCGCCCAGGCGGCGCACCTCGTCCCCCTCGGCCCGGCACTCCTCCTCGAACTTGGCCAGTAGCTCGGCGGAGCGGGCCGCCCCCTCCTCGGAGGTGGGGTCGATGCCCTGGGCCGCCGCCTCCTGCTGGGCCAGCCCCTCGGGGTTGCCGCCGAGCAGGATGTCGACCCCGCGCCCGGCCATGTTGGTGGCGACGGTGATGGCGTGGAGGCGCCCGGCCTGGGCCACGATGGCGGCCTCCCGGGCGTGCTGCTTGGCGTTGAGCACGGCGTGAGGGATGCCCTGCTTGTCGAGCAGGCGGGAGAGGTGCTCGGAGCGCTCGACCGAGGCGGTGCCGACGAGGACGGGCTGGCCGCTGTCGTAGCGCTGCACCAGGTCCTCGACCACGGCGTTGAACTTGGCGTCCTCGGTCTTGTAGATGAGGTCGGCCTGGTCGTCCCTGACCATGGGCCGGTGGGTCGGGATCGGCACGACCGAGAGGTTGTAGGTGTTGGCGAACTCCGAGGCCTCGGTCTCCGCCGTCCCGGTCATACCGGCCAGCTTGTCGTACATGCGGAAGTAGTTCTGGAGGGTGATGGTGGCCCAGGTGTGGTTCTCCTCCTTGATCCGCACCCGCTCCTTGGCCTCGACCGCCTGGTGCAGACCGTCCGACCACCGCCGGCCCTCGAGGATGCGCCCGGTGAACTCGTCGACGATCTTCACCTCACCGTCGGCGACGATGTAGTCCTTGTCCCGCTTGTACAGCTCCTTGGCGCGCAGGGCCTGCTGGAGCTGGTGCACGTAGTTGGCCGCCACCTGGTCGTAGAGGTTGGAGATCCCGAGCTGGCGCTCCACCTTCTCGATGCCGGCCTCGGTCGGCACCACCGTGCGCTTCTCCTCGTCGACCTCGTAGTCGACCTCGGCCACCAGGGTCCGCACGATGCTGGCGAACTGGTAGTACAGCTGGGCGGACTGCGGTGCCGGGCCGCTGATGATCAGCGGGGTCCGGGCCTCGTCGATCAGGATCGAGTCCACCTCGTCGACGATGGCGAACACGTGGCCCCGCTGCACCATGGCTTCGCGCCCGCGCGCCATGTTGTCGCGCAGGTAGTCGAAGCCGAACTCGGTGTTGGTGCCGTAGGTGACGTCGCAGGCGTAGGCGGCCCGCTTGAGCTCGGGGTCGTCGACCTCGGGCACGACCAGGCCGACGGTGAGGCCCAGCCACCGGTAGATGCGCCCCATCCACTCGGCGTGGAACCGGGCCAGGTAATCGTTCACCGTCACCAGGTGCACGCCCTGGCCGGCCAGGCCGTTGAGATACACGGGCAGGGTGGAGACGAGGGTCTTGCCCTCACCCGTCTTCATCTCGGCGATCCACCCGAAGTGGAGGGCCATGCCGCCCATCAGCTGGACGTCGAAGTGGCGCTGGCCGATCACCCGCTGGGCCGCCTCGCGCACCACGGCGAAGGACTCGATCAGCAGCTCGTCGAGTTCCTCGCCCCGGTCCAGGCGCTCGCGGAACTCGACGGTCTTGTGCCGGAGGGCGTCGTCGGACAGCGCCCGGAGCTCGGGCTCCAACTCGTTCACGTACGGGACCAGGCCGTGGAGCCGGCGGAGCTTCTTGCCTTCCCCGGCCCGCAGGACCTTCTCGACGATTCCCATATGAACGCCCGATTCTACCGGTGGGCCCCGGCGCCCCCGGGTCGGCGCGCCACGGGCGCGGCCGGTCCGGTCACTCCCCGGTGTCGATGAGGCGCTCCCGCACCGCGTACATCACTGCCTGCATGCGGGAGTGGAGGTGGAGCTTCTCCAGGATGTTGCGCACGTGGTTCTTGACCGTGTTCTCGGAGATGAACAGGTCGTCGGCTATCTCCCGGTTGCTCATGCCCTTGGCCACCAGGCGCAGGACCTCGAGCTCCCGGCCGGTGAGGGTCGGGACCGGGAACTGCTGGCGCTCCTCGGCCCGCCGGGCCAGGGAGTTGAACTCGTTGAGCAGCTTGGAGGCCATCGAGGGGGAGATCAGGCTCTGGCCCTGGACCACGGCCCGGATGGCCTCGGCCACCTCCTCCACCGAGATCTCCTTGAGGAGGTAACCGTTGGCGCCGGCCTTGATGGCCTCGTAGAGGTCCTCCTCCTCGTCACTCAC
Coding sequences within:
- a CDS encoding response regulator transcription factor produces the protein MTDDYARGPGEAVRVLIADDQALFRRGLYVVLGTEDGIEVVGEAENGEEAVTKAEDSAPDVVLMDVRMPKLSGIEAARQIRELSPTTKILMLTVSDEEEDLYEAIKAGANGYLLKEISVEEVAEAIRAVVQGQSLISPSMASKLLNEFNSLARRAEERQQFPVPTLTGRELEVLRLVAKGMSNREIADDLFISENTVKNHVRNILEKLHLHSRMQAVMYAVRERLIDTGE
- the secA gene encoding preprotein translocase subunit SecA: MGIVEKVLRAGEGKKLRRLHGLVPYVNELEPELRALSDDALRHKTVEFRERLDRGEELDELLIESFAVVREAAQRVIGQRHFDVQLMGGMALHFGWIAEMKTGEGKTLVSTLPVYLNGLAGQGVHLVTVNDYLARFHAEWMGRIYRWLGLTVGLVVPEVDDPELKRAAYACDVTYGTNTEFGFDYLRDNMARGREAMVQRGHVFAIVDEVDSILIDEARTPLIISGPAPQSAQLYYQFASIVRTLVAEVDYEVDEEKRTVVPTEAGIEKVERQLGISNLYDQVAANYVHQLQQALRAKELYKRDKDYIVADGEVKIVDEFTGRILEGRRWSDGLHQAVEAKERVRIKEENHTWATITLQNYFRMYDKLAGMTGTAETEASEFANTYNLSVVPIPTHRPMVRDDQADLIYKTEDAKFNAVVEDLVQRYDSGQPVLVGTASVERSEHLSRLLDKQGIPHAVLNAKQHAREAAIVAQAGRLHAITVATNMAGRGVDILLGGNPEGLAQQEAAAQGIDPTSEEGAARSAELLAKFEEECRAEGDEVRRLGGLYVLGSERHESRRIDNQLRGRSGRQGDPGQSRFYLSLEDELMRLFATGAMNWVMTRALPEDVPIEARMVSKAIERAQATVESRNAEIRKDVLKYDEVNHEQRKVIYARRMQVLDGEDLRERTIEILEDTLDGLVRAACPNDYPEEWDLSGLLTEVALVYPTRFTPEELNEATDADQVYESLRAEAVAYYEEKEAGLPGGADTMRQLERDIMLQIIDLRWREHLAEMDYLREGINLRAMGQQDPLVAWQREGFQMFGQLMDAVDEDYLRYVMHAEVQIQQAPEPDLEALSYHGPDDPVHSPADAALEVPVLDRPAGDDGPAPDPEPERAAMPLPPPPPMPGGAGQAGRGLEGGLGQQPDGEGAARPADGAGPGGPARPAPAAAGGAGGQPKVGRNEPCWCGSGRKYKHCHGR